tttatccttctgtcgtATATGTGTTTGTTCCTCTGTCCTTATAGGTtgcccatgtctcattcttgttcttaagtactaagaacatgctccttaggagtgtcaTTATGTGCTATACAACATTTGGCAATTATTATAtcatttgttaatgttttatctTATGTCCTGTCCCAGTCAGACACATTTGATattgaatttatatatatatgagaattacaaatatatatcaaaaagcTTTCCAACCCCAGATACGCccatcacaaaaaataaaataccctatgaaaaacaaattttgaataTCTATTGGAGTACTAACTGACAATTTTGTCTCATTCAAAATACTTAGAcaataatgtttacattatgTTTAAATCCAAAATTTATAAAAGGACGAATGCTGAGTaatttcaaatgcatatttttgcATAACCTTATTCTCAATTTTCTTGCAACtaataaagttaaaattaacaaaaataccaatttattacagccaaaaaaaaaaaaacaccaaaaacaaaagtactttgtgttgatttttttctctctaattctcatacacaaacacacaaatttgTGAGGCAGATATCATTCTTGCTTTAACTTCTAATCTTATGAACAGTTGAGTTTCTGTTATTGAAGTCAGATCAAGACATCAAGAGACATCTTTTTCTGcagatgtttaaaatttcttatatttaaTGTTGCACTTTCTCTTCATGAGCACTAATTATGTAGTTCATTGtcgataaaatattttcaatgtcttgctcctcaccaaaagaaaaatctggAACAATATAATGGAAAACTCTgagaacatttttcttcattgtcttgaagCGCTGTTCAAGCAAAGTATACGTCTCACTGACTGGCATGTTTCTGGTTTCTTCCTTTTCTGACGAACCCACTTTCATATGTGTATTTCTCTTGAGAATCACTTCAATTTCTTTACTGACTGTTCCTGTACTTTGACTCATTTCCtccaatattttttcattttcacttgtCTTTGGACTGGTGCCTACTTCTAAAGCCTTATTGAGTTCACTCACATATGGCTCAGTAGATGTGGAGAATGACTGACAAGGCAAAGCAGACACAGAAGTGGAACTCTTCTTCCTGTCCTTTGTATCTACAGGAGTTGAGCAACCTGCTGCTGGTGGAGGTGACGTCTGTGGGTTACCTAAAtatctcttttcattttcagtcaCCTTGTTGATACATTTTCTACCATTGTTCCTTCTTCGTGATGACTTGTGTTCACCTTTTTTGCCCTTTTTGCTCCTGTAGAGAGAACAAatggatttaaaaacaaaaatagacaagaaatagtcatttctttataaataaagcaagagtggggaaatgtttgtgtatgtgtgagtggaAGTGCTTGGAACCAACACAAATTCATATCACTTGTCTAATCCTTACCAAATTTGGCAGAAATATTACTGTCGTCTATAATTCAGTCATGGACTATGGTTGGTATGCTGCcctgtagcattttttttctcttttctgttacAGATACCTCCaactgaataaaaagaaaattacaacagAAAAGTTTTTCACATACCCCTACTAGCTAAATTTTAATGTCATAATTTGAAAAAGCATCCTATGTGAGAgtgaaaagacagacaaagaggGGAAAGGGAGCACAAccataattctctctctcttctcttgaATTGCTAAGCTCCTGCAGCCAAACATGACTTGTCAACCTGTTAAGGAAGGAACACCAAATATACAAGGGTTTCATATtttgctatgatgatgcttgAATCAAATTAATTAAAGAAGAGTGTTTGGCAAAAATCAACTCGGATGAAGCCAGGTGTTCTGCCCCAcctatttttcaaaaattgtagGACTAAGGAAAC
The sequence above is a segment of the Pomacea canaliculata isolate SZHN2017 linkage group LG6, ASM307304v1, whole genome shotgun sequence genome. Coding sequences within it:
- the LOC112565831 gene encoding uncharacterized protein LOC112565831 isoform X2 gives rise to the protein MLRTQAGGKGGVKMHNEEAEILDRQNQQQINEEPDLQKLIAEALKSFPNLHSTTGSKKGKKGEHKSSRRRNNGRKCINKVTENEKRYLGNPQTSPPPAAGCSTPVDTKDRKKSSTSVSALPCQSFSTSTEPYVSELNKALEVGTSPKTSENEKILEEMSQSTGTVSKEIEVILKRNTHMKVGSSEKEETRNMPVSETYTLLEQRFKTMKKNVLRVFHYIVPDFSFGEEQDIENILSTMNYIISAHEEKVQH
- the LOC112565831 gene encoding uncharacterized protein LOC112565831 isoform X1, producing the protein MQQDTQAGGKGGVKMHNEEAEILDRQNQQQINEEPDLQKLIAEALKSFPNLHSTTGSKKGKKGEHKSSRRRNNGRKCINKVTENEKRYLGNPQTSPPPAAGCSTPVDTKDRKKSSTSVSALPCQSFSTSTEPYVSELNKALEVGTSPKTSENEKILEEMSQSTGTVSKEIEVILKRNTHMKVGSSEKEETRNMPVSETYTLLEQRFKTMKKNVLRVFHYIVPDFSFGEEQDIENILSTMNYIISAHEEKVQH